A DNA window from Ranitomeya imitator isolate aRanImi1 chromosome 2, aRanImi1.pri, whole genome shotgun sequence contains the following coding sequences:
- the LOC138666222 gene encoding olfactory receptor 8B8-like: protein MDHTNISAVNYFIISGISDDPMAQVFIFLLFFIIYLLTLGCNLTILLLVSLDPQLHTPMYFFLCNLSVLDIICSTNNLNNVLISFLSGDKTVSVLGCIVQIFIFLSLTCGELLILAVMGYDRYVAVCNPLRYHVIMNGRICALLAILCWVMGTVESIPIFLELLKFSCYKSTMVNHFFCDIMPVLNLSCSDTHFLDLYILTIGVGISAFSPCVITFISYVFIIATILRIQSTTGRRKAFYTCSSHLTVVILLYANLAIQYMRPHSLANLDSNKLISLFNTAALPILNPLIYSLKNKDVKAALLKRMRSSIIMNRKDSKT, encoded by the coding sequence ATGGATCACACAAATATAAGTGCAGTCaattattttattatctctgggatTTCTGATGATCCTATGGCACAAGTCTtcatttttcttctgttttttatcatttatcTTCTCACTCTTGGTTGTAACTTGACAATCCTTCTTCTAGTCAGTCTAGACCCTCAGCTTCACACCCCAATGTATTTCTTCCTATGTAACCTGTCCGTTCTGGACATCATTTGCTCAACGAACAATCTGAATAATGTTCTTATATCTTTCCTGTCTGGAGATAAGACTGTCTCAGTTCTCGGATGTATAGTGCAGATCTTCATATTTTTATCTTTGACGTGTGGGGAACTTTTAATCCTGGCTGTAATGGGTTACGACCGATATGTGGCTGTATGTAACCCTTTGCGCTATCACGTGATAATGAATGGTAGAATATGTGCACTACTGGCCATCTTATGCTGGGTAATGGGCACAGTAGAAAGTATCCCCATATTTTTGGAGTTACTGAAGTTCTCTTGTTACAAGTCAACCATGGTCAACCATTTCTTCTGTGATATAATGCCGGTGCTGAACTTGTCTTGCAGTGATACACATTTCCTAGACCTTTACATACTCACTATAGGAGTTGGCATTTCAGCTTTTTCTCCTTGCGTTATAACATTTATTTCCTATGTCTTCATTATTGCAACCATACTGAGGATTCAGTCCACCACTGGCAGACGTAAAGCCTTCTACACTTGTTCCTCTCACCTCACAGTTGTCATTCTCCTCTACGCCAATCTTGCCATTCAGTACATGAGGCCACATTCCTTGGCCAACTTAGACTCAAACAAACTTATTTCTCTGTTTAATACAGCAGCTTTACCCATCCTAAACCCATTGAtctacagtttaaaaaataaagatGTCAAAGCTGCTTTACTAAAAAGGATGAGATCTTCTATCATAATGAATCGCAAAGATTCCAAAACCTGA